The stretch of DNA TGGCAGCAGCAGGAGCACCCGGAGCAGCCAGACCGGCGCGACGCTGGCCCAGATGGCCGCGCAGCACATGGCGACAAAGTTCAAGAGGCTGTTCAGCTCCCTCACGGGGCGGAAGCTCTACGTGTCGTACGTGAACGCGCTGGACCAGGAGTCGGTCCGGTCCGCGATCTGCTACAGCCGGGAGATCATCAAGTGGGAGGAAGAGAAGCCCGTGTTCGGCGCCAGCGAGACGGTCTACAGCGAGGAGCCGAGCACCTTCACCCACTGACCTGATCCCCCCACCTTTGCTGCGTGCGGAGAAGAGGTGTAAATATCTGTGCATTTCGCCATTGCTTAGAGttgtaccccccccccccccactctcCCCCCTCCATCCCCCACATTCCTTTTGTTCGTAGCTGATCATCGGCTTGTAGTATGGCTGCTAGTAGTTTTGCAAGTAGAATGATGAGGTGCGAGAAGACCGGCCCATTCTGATTCTTGTAAATTGTATTATGAGTTGCTTGCGTTTGATTTGATGCATCTGGCTGGAGCAAGTCTTGCAGGAGGATGCATCCTACATTGCTGAGATGTTTCGCTGGAGATGCATCCTCCACTATTGAGACGCATCATCTTCAATTGTTACTCTGGAGTATAACCTGTGCGACCACATCTTGGATTGTTCTACGAAATTTCCGCGTCCCTGTTCATTGCAGGGGAACGCCCATGGAACGAAGAAATGGGGGAGATGAGCAACCAACAGCAAGATGGCATCACAATCCACAACATTTACACAACCATCGCCTGCCATTGTTTCGTTTCGCCTGTATAGATGGACGCAACCGGTCGCCGGAGCGCGGGGGCGAGCTGAGCTCAGCTGGGCGCGAACCGGTCGAGCAGCAGGAAGACCGTGGTGTCGGACATggcgccgccgcacctcccgacGTCCCCCTCCTTCGCCGCCTTCCCCGCGGACGCGGCGGCTCCttgcaccgccaccgccgccgtcctcttcttCACGGCTCCCAGCTTCTCCTGCTGacggcccggccgccgccgctcgccgtggcTGGAGGCCATCGCCTGCCAcgccccccgcgccgcggcggcgagctcggcgaGCCACAGGCCGGCCAGGTTGGACGCCGCCGTTGAAGACATGGTGACGCAGGCAGAACCGAGAACTGATCGGATGTGAGGCTGGCGAGTACCGAGTACTGCGACTGCGAGGAAGGTTCAGTGAGCGAGGAGGACACTTGGTCTGGATGAGTGAGGTTGGTCGGGCCCTCGCCCGCGCTTATATAGCGCGCCAGCCGAGGCGAAGGCGAACGGATCAGGCTTCTAGGTGTCGTCGACGTCGACGGCGCAGCGCGCGGCCGGCCACGACAGCGGCAGCGATACGGCAGGCGCGCGgcgcgccccgccccgccggctTGCCGAGCCCGCGGTTTcgtccgccccgccccgccgtgTCGCTGTCGATCGGAAGTCGGAACGGGGCCAGCTCATCTAGCTGCCAGCCTGGCCGACGCGTGCCGCGGTCGTTGTCCTGTTGCGCTGATGATAAACCTTCCAGCTCCACCGTCGCCGTCGCGATGCGGACAAGCCTTGACGCGACGGCGGCGAAGGTAATCTTTAACGACCATCCGGAACCCCCGTGCGCGCGGGGTGCCGTTCCTCCTCCTCGTttcggccgccgtcgccgccgccttctcgAAGCATCTCGATTCATCCTGTGTAGTTTAGTGCCACCTCGCTAGACGAGATAGTAGAAGACGGCTGGATAGGATACAAAACAAGAGGTGCAGATGTATTTCAACTCGTACCTTTCTCGGCCTTTTGGCTAAGATTCAAGTGTAGTATCTGTTCTTATCAGTTTAATATCTGATATGTGAGGTCTCGCCCTCACAACGGTATTAAATTTACTTTTTGTGGGGGAGAGCTCGCCGCGGTAGCTTGCTACCTGGGTTCTCAAGTGTCGCCCTAGTTTTGCACTGTATAGCTCGGGCCTGGCACACCCCATCCAAGACCAATGCAAATTTTATTATGTTTGCTGGTTTTAAGCAATCTAATCTGATTTGGCATACATAAACTGCAGGAGGATCGAGAACATTGTTGCTTTGGACTGTAGGATTTAAAGATGATAGAAATGGCCATGAAAAGTTCTTGAAAGATCTTATCGTGATATACGTTTCGGGTGGAAATCTGTTAAGAGTTTCTGTGAATATTTGGACAACACTTTGACAGTAATCGGTAGAACATCACTGCTTTGGTTGCATCTTCAGCGATGCTTGCTCCTGGGACGCCATGGAGCGGAAGGAAAGGGACGCGAGCATGGCAGCAAGATGCCACTACAATCCAGAACACTTGCACAATCATCGCCCGCGATGATCTTGCCTGTACAGATGAACAGTGGACACGAACGCGCGCCAGTGAAGGCCACGCAGCTGAGCTCAGCTGGGCGCGAACCGGTCGAGCAGCAGGTAGGCCGTGGCGTCGGGCATGGCGCCGCCACAGCTCCCGACGTCCCCCTTCGTCTCCGTCGCCGCCTTCGTCCCGGCCGCGGCGGCTCCTAGCACTGCCTTCTTCTCGCTTCGCAGCTTCTGCTGCTTTCGCGGCCGCTGGTCGCCGCGGCCGGGCGGAGTGGCCTGCCACGTCCCCTGCATCGCCGCGGCGAGCTCGCCGAACCATAGGCCGGCCAGGTTGGTCGCCGTCGTCGAAGACATGGAGGTGAAGTCCGAGCTGAACTCAGTTGGTGCGCTCTGGAAGAAGGTTCTCGGTGAGGAGAAGAACACCTGACCTGGCTGATGAGTGAGTAGGTAGCTTGGACCCTCTGGCCTGCGGTTATGTAGCTGTCGTCGGGTCGCTGTCGATCGGAACCCGGAACGGAGCCCCACCTCGTTCCGGCCGTCGTCGCCGCCAAGTATCTGGATTGTGGATTCCCGTCTCCCGACGGCAGCGAGACAGAGGGGCTTTCGCCTCGAGTTGCTGGGATTACATGGGCCTCCACACCTTCCTCACGGGTATTGGGCCACCTCATAGGCCGAAATTAGGATCAAGTGCACGAAGCCCAGCAGGACAGCGCGCTCCGGTTTTGCTCAGCAAACCCATGTCATTAGCTCCGGATCCTGTAGTTATAGTTATAATTAGTACCACATCGCCCCACGAGGTTAGTAGAAGCCGGTCGAGGAGGATACAAAAGAACAGGCGATGTATCCAAGCAACTCATACCTTTCTCGGCCTTTTGGCTAAGATCAAGTGTAGTATCTGTTCTTATCAGTTTAATATCTGATATGTGAGGCCTCGCCCTCACAACGGTATTAAATTTATTTTTCGTGGGGGAGAGCTCGCCGCGGTAGCTTGCTACCTGGGCTCTCATGTGTCAGTCCTAGTGTTGCACTATTGCTTGGATTTGGCGCACCCCAACCAAAACAAGTTTTGAAATTTTACAACCGCTGCAAGTGCATGTCCTAGAGCTTTGAATGTGTACAAATGCTCCAGAAATAAGATCGTCTGTGTTGTGAATTTTGATGttttgcttttgaaaattttctTGGGAGATCTTTCTACCAGTCGGTCGATGCAACAGCGTTGAAATCCGTACGACGTTTGCGTGTGAACCATTGGCAGCTGCTGATTGTTGCCTCCAAGCTTCCGCCGCCAACGCCAAGACCGGCCGACTCCCCGTACGTGTCCCCTTCGACTGGCGGATCATCGCCTGCCCGTTCTGATTCCCCCAAACTGGGAATCACAAGCTGCGTTCTTCGTAGCCGTATTTGATTTGATGGACGGTTATTACCATTTAAAGACGGTAAAAATGGCCATGAAAATTGTTAAGTGATTTTTTGTTGTAAGTGATTTTTTGTTTGTTTTCTGCAGGCCATTGTGAATCTGGGTTCTCTGATGAAGTTACTGAATACTCCCTTATTCCACGCTTGAAAGCATTCGCTGATTGGATTCTTAAGGCAATGGATTTAGGTAACCTTGAAGACATTTTCCCTGCAGCTAGTCATGAATATGCACCGCTTGTTGAGGAACTATGGAAAGATCATGCTATTCAAGCTACATATAAACGAAGAAGTGAACTGTCATTCCTTCCACCTGCTGCCATTATTTTCTTGATAAGGTATTACTGTGAAACGGCAAACCTTTTTTCTTTGGTTATTATAGAATTGTTTATAAATTGCGATTGCTCATTCTTCAACCTTGTTTGGAATGGCCAGGCTGTTGATATTTCTCGAACAGAATATGAGCTCTCTGATATGGATATACTGTGTGCTAATGGAATTACATCCTCGGATGGGCTAGCATCAACAGAATTCTCTTTCCCACAGATGTCTTTGGGCGGACAGGGTGCTGATGAGCCTGATCCACAGGACACCTTGCTAAGGTCAGTTCAGTCACTCTGAAGGCAATAGTAGTCTAGTGATGTATTACCTACCTCACTTTCTCTTTCTACAGCTTCGTGGTTAGTGTGTCGTACAGTGTCATCTAGACTAGACACCTCTTAGATGTGAATAATTTTTTTATAATGTATGGGCATGTGGCATTTTCATGTAGAGCGACTTAGGATGGAAACTCACATGCACATTTGTTAAACCTTATATTCTAGGTTTTAATTCTTGACTT from Panicum hallii strain FIL2 chromosome 3, PHallii_v3.1, whole genome shotgun sequence encodes:
- the LOC112886661 gene encoding uncharacterized protein LOC112886661, producing MSSTTATNLAGLWFGELAAAMQGTWQATPPGRGDQRPRKQQKLRSEKKAVLGAAAAGTKAATETKGDVGSCGGAMPDATAYLLLDRFAPS